The sequence GTCGCTGCTCTTCACCCCTCAAAATAATGAACGATAGAGTCTTCGATTTGATTTTGTACTTCAATCGAAGCGATCATCTCCTTTGAATTTCTTTAGATCAATTGACCGGGTGCCATTTCATTTGCTTTAACGCTCGGGTGATTTCGACAACCGGAATTTTGAGGAAGTACCCCGCTGCCACTAGAACCATGAGCGGGTCGATATATGGGATCACGCTCGTATATGACGTAAATGAAAGTGCGACGGCGATAAAAAAGCCCACGAGTACCGCAGCACTTAAGAGCGTGTCCATTCTCCACTGATTCGCCTCGGCCCCAATCAGTCCTGAGTTCTTCTTATGCTTTTTTAAAAAGATATACATCCCCCAACAACCAACGGTCGAAATCAGGGAATAGAGAAGAGCATAACTCACGTTTGTTTCCCTACCACCTGATAAAAGCGCTTCAAAAGCTGAGTAGATAGCTGTTACACATAAGAGTAAAATCGCTACATACTTAATAATAATCACAACCGGTTCGAGCATGTCCTTCCGATATGGAAACCTGCTTTTATCTCCTTTTTCAATCACTTGTGCTGCAAGTAACGATAACAGTGACAAAATCACACTAATAAACGAGTATAAGCCATCAAATAAGACCATTTGCGATTGTATCAATAATCCTAAAATAATACCTAATATTGCAAACAATAACCCGCCAAATACAGACATTTGTAACCATTTCTTTTCCAATGCATAAGATCTATGCACACTAAACACCTCATTTAGGCTTTGTGTTATATTATAAACGTTCATACCCGATTTTTAAAATAAGGAAAGCCTTTTCTACTATGTAAACGATAATGACGGTTATCGATGATACGACCAGAAGTATCGCTCT comes from Desertibacillus haloalkaliphilus and encodes:
- a CDS encoding cation transporter; amino-acid sequence: MHRSYALEKKWLQMSVFGGLLFAILGIILGLLIQSQMVLFDGLYSFISVILSLLSLLAAQVIEKGDKSRFPYRKDMLEPVVIIIKYVAILLLCVTAIYSAFEALLSGGRETNVSYALLYSLISTVGCWGMYIFLKKHKKNSGLIGAEANQWRMDTLLSAAVLVGFFIAVALSFTSYTSVIPYIDPLMVLVAAGYFLKIPVVEITRALKQMKWHPVN